Proteins encoded by one window of Kribbella flavida DSM 17836:
- a CDS encoding alpha-1,4-glucan--maltose-1-phosphate maltosyltransferase translates to MTGRIPITEVTPTVDAGAYPAKASVGETFTIAATVFREGHDAVNANVVLTSPSGQTRRMLMTPVGQGTDRWTVDVTLQEQGAWTFAIEGWSDPYGTWRHNAEIKVPAGIDVDLMFAEGAAFFDRAAAGVPPAVRLDRSTLSDAAQALANGALPPEARLAAGISPQVRSALGRYPVRELITSSETYPIWVDRQLALYGSWYEFFPRSEGARYDEQSGEWKSGTFRTAAERLDAVAAMGFDVLYVPPIHPIGTSYRKGPNNTLDPKPGDPGSPWAIGSEDGGHDAIHPELGTFEDFDYFVGRARELGLEVAIDLALQASPDHPWVKEHPKWFSVRADGSIAYAENPPKKYQDIYPINFDNDPEGIYAEVLRIVKLWISHGVTVFRVDNPHTKPVNFWQWLLGEVRQTDPDVVFLSEAFTRRPMMRELAKVGFHQSYTYFTWRNEKWELEEYLQELTQETGHYLRPNFFVNTPDILTAYLQYGGPGAFKIRAAIAATSSPAWGVYAGYELFEHVALRPGSEEYLDTEKFQLRPRDWEAAAAEGRTLAPYLTLLNNIRRRHPALQQLRNLSLHSVEDDAILCYSKRTTGVDGHTDTVIVVVNTDPHAVRESMVHLDMTALGMRPDDTFTVYDEITGATWRWGQSNYVKLDPNGEPAHVLAVRRGQA, encoded by the coding sequence ATGACTGGGCGCATCCCGATCACCGAGGTCACCCCGACCGTCGACGCCGGAGCGTATCCGGCCAAGGCCTCCGTCGGCGAGACGTTCACCATCGCGGCCACGGTGTTCCGTGAAGGCCACGACGCGGTGAACGCGAACGTCGTGCTGACGTCGCCGTCGGGCCAGACCAGACGGATGCTGATGACGCCGGTCGGTCAGGGCACGGACCGGTGGACCGTCGACGTCACGCTGCAGGAGCAGGGCGCCTGGACGTTCGCGATCGAGGGCTGGAGCGACCCGTACGGCACCTGGCGGCACAACGCCGAGATCAAGGTGCCGGCCGGCATCGACGTCGACCTGATGTTCGCCGAGGGCGCCGCGTTCTTCGACCGGGCCGCCGCCGGAGTGCCGCCGGCCGTCCGGCTGGACCGCAGCACGCTGAGCGACGCCGCGCAGGCGCTGGCCAACGGCGCGCTGCCGCCGGAGGCGCGGCTGGCCGCGGGCATCTCGCCGCAGGTGCGCTCGGCGCTCGGCCGCTACCCGGTCCGCGAGCTGATCACCTCCTCGGAGACCTACCCGATCTGGGTCGACCGCCAGCTCGCGCTGTACGGCAGCTGGTACGAGTTCTTCCCCCGCTCCGAGGGCGCCCGGTACGACGAGCAGTCCGGCGAGTGGAAGTCCGGCACGTTCCGGACCGCGGCCGAACGCCTCGACGCGGTCGCGGCGATGGGCTTCGACGTGCTCTACGTGCCGCCGATCCACCCGATCGGCACGTCGTACCGCAAGGGCCCGAACAACACCCTCGACCCGAAGCCGGGCGACCCCGGTTCGCCGTGGGCGATCGGTTCCGAGGACGGCGGGCACGACGCGATCCACCCCGAGCTCGGCACCTTCGAGGACTTCGACTACTTCGTCGGGCGGGCCCGCGAGCTGGGCCTCGAGGTCGCGATCGACCTGGCCCTGCAGGCCTCGCCGGACCACCCGTGGGTCAAGGAGCACCCGAAGTGGTTCTCGGTCCGCGCCGACGGCTCGATCGCCTACGCGGAGAACCCGCCGAAGAAGTACCAGGACATCTACCCGATCAACTTCGACAACGACCCCGAGGGCATCTACGCCGAGGTGCTGCGGATCGTGAAGCTGTGGATCTCCCACGGCGTCACCGTGTTCCGGGTCGACAACCCGCACACCAAGCCGGTGAACTTCTGGCAGTGGCTGCTCGGCGAGGTCCGGCAGACCGACCCGGACGTGGTCTTCCTGTCCGAGGCCTTCACCCGGCGGCCGATGATGCGGGAGCTGGCCAAGGTCGGTTTCCACCAGTCGTACACGTACTTCACCTGGCGCAACGAGAAGTGGGAGCTGGAAGAGTACCTGCAGGAGCTGACCCAGGAGACCGGCCACTACCTGCGGCCGAACTTCTTCGTCAACACGCCGGACATCCTGACCGCGTACCTGCAGTACGGCGGGCCGGGCGCGTTCAAGATCCGCGCCGCGATCGCCGCCACCTCGTCCCCGGCGTGGGGCGTGTACGCCGGTTACGAGCTGTTCGAGCACGTCGCCCTGCGGCCCGGCTCCGAGGAGTACCTGGACACCGAGAAGTTCCAGCTCCGGCCGCGCGACTGGGAAGCGGCCGCCGCGGAGGGACGCACGCTCGCGCCGTACCTGACGCTGCTGAACAACATCCGCCGCCGGCACCCGGCCCTGCAGCAGCTGCGCAACCTCAGCCTGCACTCGGTCGAGGACGACGCGATCCTGTGCTACTCCAAGCGCACCACCGGTGTGGACGGCCACACCGACACGGTGATCGTGGTGGTGAACACCGACCCGCACGCGGTCCGCGAGTCGATGGTGCACCTGGACATGACCGCGCTCGGCATGCGCCCGGACGACACCTTCACCGTGTACGACGAGATCACCGGCGCGACCTGGCGCTGGGGTCAGAGCAACTACGTCAAGCTCGACCCGAACGGCGAACCCGCCCACGTGCTCGCCGTCCGCCGCGGCCAGGCCTGA
- a CDS encoding winged helix-turn-helix transcriptional regulator: MVTARVSAPSDDGAIDLSSEPFPLLIAVAASVEDRVRLAELVDDVAPLLLVSNLDELRKLLIPAQDPPPVPAEQPDSAPKQGAVAAYLVAGEQGDGEVLTLDSARSAAQWRGREVPLTDLEHDLLARLMSEPVRVWTYEALHQAVWRNRHLRGTADVHSLVKRLRRKLDELGTTVTIDAVRGTGFRLADHQRPAVTGLRAG, translated from the coding sequence ATGGTCACCGCCCGTGTCTCCGCCCCCAGCGACGACGGCGCCATCGATCTGTCGTCCGAGCCGTTTCCCCTGCTGATCGCCGTTGCGGCCTCCGTCGAGGACCGCGTGCGCCTGGCCGAACTGGTCGACGACGTCGCGCCGCTGCTGCTCGTCTCGAACCTGGACGAGCTGCGCAAACTGCTCATTCCCGCTCAGGACCCGCCACCCGTGCCGGCCGAGCAGCCGGATTCTGCTCCGAAGCAGGGGGCAGTCGCCGCGTACCTGGTCGCGGGGGAGCAGGGCGACGGGGAGGTGCTGACGCTGGACTCGGCCCGCTCGGCCGCCCAATGGCGCGGCCGGGAGGTCCCGCTGACCGATCTCGAGCACGATCTGCTCGCCCGCTTGATGAGCGAGCCGGTTCGGGTCTGGACCTATGAGGCGCTGCACCAGGCGGTCTGGCGGAACCGGCACCTGCGCGGTACGGCGGACGTGCACTCGCTGGTCAAGCGGCTCCGCCGGAAGCTGGACGAACTCGGCACCACGGTCACCATCGACGCCGTCCGTGGCACCGGCTTCCGGCTGGCCGACCACCAACGCCCAGCCGTCACCGGCCTCCGCGCGGGCTGA
- a CDS encoding S8 family serine peptidase — protein MSALAAAAVVATGLAGAGTAQAAPTAPAADPASKIKPDLLSKLEGKDAKEATDYWVRFSAKADLSKAGTITDWNQRGTAVAAALRKTAAESQAGVKAELDAQKVKYQAFWGTNAIRVSSGSLALAQSLATHAEVEGLYTPTVLEVPKVTQGKDERQINALEWGLANINADDVWSQYGDKGAGIVIANIDTGVQYDHPALVKQYRGNLGNGQFDHNYNWFDAAGTSPAAPADGNGHGTHTMGTMVGDDGAGNQIGVAPAVKWIAANGCCPSDAALITSGQWMLEPTNLAGQNPDASKRPNIINNSWGSTLPSNDPFMEDITLAWTASGIFGAFSNGNSGSACQTSGSPGSLQSNYSAGAYDINNTIASFSGRGVGQNGEIKPNLAAPGVNVRSSIPGSGYASFNGTSMASPHLAGTIALLWSAAPALKGDVPATRALLDNAAVDKADSQCGGTTDDNNVYGEGRLDALALLNAAPIGDTGTLTGKVSSATGVLAGASVKVTAAGQPERTLTTGADGRYSSVLPAGDYTLTAASFGYKSQTTTATVTLNTTTTKDFVLESAPSVTIGGSVTDGSGHGWPLYAKVSVEGPGGVFDYTNPTNGRYSFTVPSGTAYTLKVEAQYPGYQTVTQAVTVGAGNLTKNIEVPVRSDACATAPGYRNGSDGVYETFDTTAAPNGWTVVDNKGNGQVWKFEDLGKRGNLTGGGGGFAIVDSDEYGSGQQQDTSLVSPVVDLTDVAAPVIRFNQDFNRLGGEKADVDLSIDGGSTWTNVLSQTTADVRGVKEIAIPQAAGQSAVQVRFHYYDASYEWWWQVDSVLIGTQITCEPVGGGIVVGNVKDANTNGFVNGAVVTRDDEPTQSAVTVATPEDTGLADGFYWLYSSESGVHGFTAKAGGYVSGTQNVDVEADWVTAANFSLAAGRLSVTPTTIEGTLKMPTGKITKSFTVKNTGGAPVELKFGERDGGFEIANAGGGTTTKTQVLTGAGAPLQRLEVPTSFASKLSAKVAGAPAVPKPLAAPWADIADYPATVMDNRVVHLDGKIYSIAGGNGSAASAAAHVYDPASLAWTAIAPLPGARNAITVGAVGGKIIASSGWGSAGPDAATWSYDPAANAWSPVANNPAPRAAAGQAVLDGKLYAVGGCTTASCTPMSNTVVAYDAAANTWQTLANYPKSVAFASCGAIDGKVYCSGGNDGTAAQKAGYVYDPATNAWSAIADSPADHWAASFAVAGGKLLVVGGVQTGAVTNAGFAFDPAAGTWAALPNANNPRYRGAAACGFYKVGGSSGGFTATADSEVLPGLEDCAESSADVSWLSIDKTEATLAPGASTTVKVTLTASVDQPGKYSGSVTIAENTPYSVEPVAVTMNVTPPTTWSKLLGTVTGVATSGATAPLPGAIVQVDSWASSYTFTTDAQGKYAYWLDRRNNPLTLIAAKDGYRPQTRTTRLVAGQPAVEDFALKSIR, from the coding sequence GTGAGTGCTCTGGCGGCGGCGGCCGTGGTCGCCACCGGGCTGGCGGGCGCAGGCACCGCCCAGGCCGCGCCGACAGCTCCGGCCGCTGACCCGGCGTCGAAGATCAAGCCCGACCTGCTGAGCAAGCTGGAGGGCAAGGACGCCAAAGAGGCGACCGACTACTGGGTCCGGTTCTCCGCCAAGGCCGACCTGAGCAAGGCCGGCACGATCACCGACTGGAACCAGCGCGGCACCGCCGTCGCCGCCGCGCTGCGCAAGACCGCCGCGGAAAGCCAGGCCGGCGTCAAGGCCGAACTGGACGCGCAGAAGGTGAAGTACCAGGCGTTCTGGGGCACCAACGCCATCCGCGTCTCCAGCGGCTCGCTCGCGCTGGCGCAGAGCCTGGCCACCCATGCCGAGGTCGAGGGCCTCTACACCCCGACCGTGCTCGAGGTGCCGAAGGTCACCCAGGGCAAGGACGAGCGCCAGATCAACGCGCTCGAGTGGGGCCTGGCGAACATCAACGCCGACGACGTCTGGTCGCAGTACGGCGACAAGGGCGCCGGCATCGTGATCGCCAACATCGACACCGGGGTCCAGTACGACCACCCGGCGCTGGTGAAGCAGTACCGCGGCAACCTGGGCAACGGCCAGTTCGACCACAACTACAACTGGTTCGACGCGGCCGGTACGTCGCCCGCGGCGCCCGCCGACGGCAACGGCCACGGCACCCACACGATGGGCACGATGGTCGGTGACGACGGCGCGGGCAACCAGATCGGCGTCGCCCCGGCGGTCAAGTGGATCGCCGCGAACGGCTGCTGCCCCAGCGACGCGGCCCTGATCACCTCCGGTCAGTGGATGCTCGAGCCGACCAACCTCGCCGGGCAGAACCCGGACGCGAGCAAGCGGCCGAACATCATCAACAACTCGTGGGGCTCGACCCTGCCCTCCAACGACCCGTTCATGGAGGACATCACGCTGGCCTGGACGGCGTCCGGCATCTTCGGCGCGTTCTCCAACGGCAACAGCGGCTCGGCCTGCCAGACCAGCGGTTCGCCGGGCAGCCTGCAGAGCAACTACTCGGCCGGCGCGTACGACATCAACAACACCATCGCCTCGTTCTCCGGCCGCGGTGTCGGCCAGAACGGCGAGATCAAGCCGAACCTCGCGGCCCCCGGCGTGAACGTCCGCTCCAGCATTCCCGGCAGCGGCTACGCCAGCTTCAACGGCACCTCGATGGCCTCGCCGCACCTCGCGGGCACCATCGCGCTGCTGTGGTCGGCCGCACCGGCGCTCAAGGGCGACGTGCCGGCCACCCGCGCGCTGCTGGACAACGCCGCGGTCGACAAGGCCGACAGCCAGTGCGGCGGCACCACCGACGACAACAACGTGTACGGCGAGGGCCGGCTCGACGCGCTCGCGCTGCTGAACGCGGCGCCGATCGGTGACACCGGCACGCTGACCGGCAAGGTCAGCTCGGCCACCGGCGTGCTCGCCGGCGCCTCGGTCAAGGTGACCGCGGCCGGCCAGCCCGAGCGCACGCTGACCACCGGCGCGGACGGTCGCTACTCGTCCGTGCTGCCGGCCGGCGACTACACGCTGACCGCCGCGTCGTTCGGCTACAAGAGCCAGACGACCACCGCGACGGTGACCCTCAACACGACCACCACCAAGGACTTCGTGCTGGAGTCCGCGCCGTCGGTCACCATCGGCGGCTCCGTCACCGACGGGTCCGGCCACGGCTGGCCGCTGTACGCGAAGGTCAGCGTCGAGGGTCCGGGTGGCGTCTTCGACTACACCAACCCGACCAACGGCCGGTACAGCTTCACCGTGCCGTCCGGCACCGCGTACACGCTGAAGGTCGAGGCGCAGTACCCGGGCTACCAGACCGTCACCCAGGCGGTCACCGTCGGCGCGGGCAACTTGACCAAGAACATCGAGGTCCCGGTCCGCAGTGACGCCTGCGCCACCGCGCCGGGGTACCGCAACGGCTCGGACGGGGTGTACGAGACCTTCGACACCACCGCCGCGCCGAACGGCTGGACCGTCGTGGACAACAAGGGCAACGGCCAGGTCTGGAAGTTCGAGGACCTCGGCAAGCGGGGCAACCTGACCGGCGGTGGCGGCGGCTTCGCCATCGTCGACAGCGACGAGTACGGTTCGGGCCAGCAGCAGGACACCTCGCTGGTCAGCCCGGTCGTCGACCTGACCGACGTCGCGGCGCCGGTGATCCGCTTCAACCAGGACTTCAACCGGCTGGGCGGCGAGAAGGCCGACGTCGACCTGTCGATCGACGGTGGTTCGACCTGGACCAACGTGCTCAGCCAGACCACCGCGGACGTCCGCGGCGTGAAGGAGATCGCGATCCCGCAGGCGGCCGGCCAGTCGGCCGTGCAGGTCCGTTTCCACTACTACGACGCCTCGTACGAGTGGTGGTGGCAGGTCGACAGCGTGCTGATCGGCACCCAGATCACCTGTGAGCCGGTCGGCGGCGGCATCGTCGTCGGCAACGTCAAGGACGCCAACACCAACGGCTTCGTCAACGGCGCCGTCGTCACCCGTGACGACGAGCCGACCCAGTCCGCGGTCACCGTCGCCACGCCGGAGGACACCGGTCTGGCCGACGGCTTCTACTGGCTGTACTCGTCGGAGTCCGGCGTGCACGGCTTCACCGCCAAGGCCGGTGGCTACGTCAGCGGCACGCAGAACGTCGACGTCGAGGCCGACTGGGTCACGGCGGCGAACTTCTCGCTCGCGGCCGGCCGGCTGTCGGTCACGCCGACCACGATCGAGGGCACCTTGAAGATGCCCACCGGCAAAATCACCAAGTCGTTCACGGTCAAGAACACCGGTGGCGCACCGGTGGAGCTGAAGTTCGGTGAGCGCGACGGCGGCTTCGAGATCGCCAACGCCGGCGGCGGCACCACCACCAAGACCCAGGTGCTGACCGGTGCCGGTGCTCCGCTGCAGCGGCTCGAGGTTCCGACCTCGTTCGCCAGCAAGCTGTCCGCCAAGGTGGCCGGCGCGCCCGCCGTGCCGAAGCCGCTGGCGGCTCCGTGGGCCGACATCGCCGACTACCCCGCGACCGTGATGGACAACCGGGTGGTTCACCTCGACGGCAAGATCTACTCGATCGCCGGCGGGAACGGCAGCGCCGCCAGCGCAGCCGCCCACGTGTACGACCCGGCCTCGCTGGCCTGGACCGCGATCGCCCCGTTGCCGGGCGCTCGCAACGCGATCACCGTCGGCGCCGTCGGCGGCAAGATCATCGCCAGCTCCGGCTGGGGCAGCGCCGGTCCGGACGCGGCGACCTGGTCGTACGACCCGGCCGCCAACGCCTGGTCCCCGGTGGCGAACAACCCGGCGCCGCGCGCGGCCGCCGGCCAGGCCGTGCTCGACGGCAAGCTGTACGCCGTCGGTGGCTGCACCACGGCCAGCTGCACGCCGATGTCGAACACCGTCGTCGCCTACGACGCGGCCGCCAACACCTGGCAGACGCTGGCCAACTACCCGAAGTCGGTGGCGTTCGCCTCCTGCGGCGCGATCGACGGCAAGGTGTACTGCTCCGGCGGCAACGACGGCACGGCCGCGCAGAAGGCCGGTTACGTCTACGACCCGGCCACCAACGCGTGGTCCGCGATCGCCGACTCCCCGGCCGACCACTGGGCGGCGTCGTTCGCCGTTGCCGGTGGCAAGCTGCTGGTCGTCGGCGGGGTCCAGACCGGTGCCGTGACGAACGCGGGCTTCGCGTTCGACCCGGCCGCCGGCACCTGGGCGGCGCTGCCGAACGCGAACAACCCGCGCTACCGCGGCGCGGCGGCGTGCGGCTTCTACAAGGTCGGCGGCTCGTCCGGCGGCTTCACCGCGACCGCGGACAGTGAGGTCCTGCCGGGCCTCGAGGACTGTGCCGAGTCGTCGGCCGACGTCAGCTGGCTGAGCATCGACAAGACCGAGGCCACCTTGGCCCCGGGCGCCAGCACGACGGTCAAGGTGACGCTCACCGCGAGCGTCGACCAGCCGGGCAAGTACTCCGGTTCGGTGACCATCGCCGAGAACACCCCGTACTCCGTGGAGCCGGTGGCCGTGACGATGAACGTCACTCCGCCGACCACCTGGAGCAAGCTGCTGGGCACGGTCACCGGGGTCGCCACCTCCGGCGCGACCGCCCCGCTGCCGGGTGCGATCGTCCAGGTCGACTCCTGGGCCTCGTCGTACACCTTCACGACCGATGCCCAGGGCAAGTACGCCTACTGGCTCGACCGCCGCAACAACCCGCTCACCCTGATCGCGGCCAAGGACGGCTACCGCCCCCAGACGCGCACCACGCGCCTGGTCGCCGGCCAGCCCGCCGTGGAGGACTTCGCCCTGAAGTCCATCAGGTAG
- a CDS encoding winged helix-turn-helix domain-containing protein has product MAELPDSSLIIGVATSRAERVQLARLLSGADALLLVSSPDQARAFLELTAGAASTPVVLTRGVLPPEPAVETSAHLRAATPTPAGDVVGNVVELPAALRLDEDRRVVRWKDREIPLTRLEHDFLHCLVEHPGQVWTYQRLHHAVWGNEHLGHGSHIHSVVKRLRQKLAQLGASVTIQAVRGVGFHLLPAA; this is encoded by the coding sequence ATGGCAGAACTGCCGGACTCGTCGTTGATCATCGGTGTCGCCACCAGCAGGGCCGAGCGGGTTCAGCTCGCCCGGCTGCTGAGCGGTGCCGACGCGTTGCTGCTGGTCTCCAGCCCGGACCAGGCCCGCGCTTTCCTCGAGCTGACCGCCGGCGCCGCGTCCACGCCTGTCGTGCTCACGCGAGGAGTCCTGCCGCCGGAGCCAGCGGTTGAGACTTCTGCTCACCTCCGGGCGGCCACGCCCACCCCGGCCGGCGACGTGGTCGGCAACGTGGTGGAGCTCCCGGCCGCCCTCCGCCTCGACGAGGACCGCCGGGTCGTCCGCTGGAAGGATCGCGAGATCCCGCTCACCCGCCTCGAGCACGACTTCCTGCACTGCCTGGTGGAACACCCCGGCCAGGTCTGGACCTACCAACGCCTGCACCACGCCGTCTGGGGCAACGAGCATCTCGGCCACGGCTCCCACATCCACTCGGTCGTCAAACGACTCCGCCAGAAGCTGGCCCAGCTCGGCGCCTCCGTCACCATCCAGGCAGTCCGCGGCGTGGGCTTCCACCTCCTGCCGGCTGCCTGA
- a CDS encoding glycoside hydrolase family 18 protein: MRIRPLPTVVAALALLGTGVVPAAVAAAPSDDAASPALPTRVVEQQDGTNAVAAGKRVVGYFTEWGVYDRNYHVKNIKTSGSAAKLTNIVYAFGNTTGGRCAMGDSYAAYDKAYDAAGSVDGVADTWDTGALRGNFNQLRKLKREYPNIKVVWSFGGWTWSGGFTEAAKNPAAFADSCYRLVEDPRWADVFDGIDIDWEYPNACGLSCDASGPNAFNAVISALRTRFGSSALVTAAITADGTNGGKIDATDYATAAQKLDWIMPMTYDYFGAFNPQGPTAPHSPLTAYAGIPQAGFHSDAAIQKLKSKGIPASKILLGIGFYGRGWTGVTQAAPGGRATGAAPGKYEAGIEDYKLISTRCPSTGTVGGTAYAFCNGQWWGYDTPATIRSKMTYANQQGLGGAFFWELSGDTSNGALITAVKTIG, encoded by the coding sequence GCCGCCTCGCCGGCCCTGCCGACCCGCGTGGTCGAGCAGCAGGACGGTACGAACGCGGTCGCCGCCGGCAAACGCGTCGTCGGCTACTTCACCGAGTGGGGTGTCTACGACCGCAACTACCACGTGAAGAACATCAAGACCAGCGGCTCGGCCGCGAAGCTGACCAACATCGTCTACGCCTTCGGCAACACCACCGGCGGCCGCTGCGCGATGGGCGACTCCTACGCCGCCTACGACAAGGCGTACGACGCGGCCGGGTCGGTCGACGGTGTCGCGGACACCTGGGACACCGGCGCGCTGCGCGGCAACTTCAATCAGCTGCGCAAGCTGAAGCGCGAGTACCCGAACATCAAGGTGGTCTGGTCGTTCGGCGGCTGGACCTGGTCCGGCGGCTTCACCGAGGCGGCCAAGAACCCGGCCGCGTTCGCCGACTCCTGCTACCGGCTGGTCGAGGACCCGCGCTGGGCCGACGTGTTCGACGGCATCGACATCGACTGGGAGTACCCGAACGCCTGCGGCCTGAGCTGCGACGCTTCCGGCCCGAACGCGTTCAACGCCGTGATCAGCGCGCTGCGGACCCGCTTCGGCTCGTCCGCGCTGGTCACCGCCGCGATCACCGCCGACGGCACCAACGGCGGCAAGATCGACGCCACCGACTACGCGACGGCGGCGCAGAAGCTCGACTGGATCATGCCGATGACCTACGACTACTTCGGTGCCTTCAACCCCCAGGGCCCGACCGCGCCGCACTCGCCGCTCACGGCGTACGCCGGGATCCCGCAGGCCGGCTTCCACAGCGACGCGGCGATCCAGAAGCTGAAGTCCAAGGGCATCCCGGCCTCGAAGATCCTGCTCGGCATCGGCTTCTACGGCCGCGGCTGGACCGGGGTCACCCAGGCCGCGCCGGGTGGCCGCGCGACCGGGGCCGCGCCCGGCAAGTACGAGGCCGGCATCGAGGACTACAAGCTGATCTCGACCCGCTGCCCGTCCACCGGAACCGTCGGCGGTACGGCGTACGCGTTCTGCAACGGCCAGTGGTGGGGCTACGACACGCCTGCGACGATCCGCAGCAAGATGACGTACGCGAACCAGCAAGGACTCGGCGGTGCCTTCTTCTGGGAGCTGTCCGGCGACACCAGCAACGGTGCGCTGATCACCGCCGTGAAGACCATCGGCTGA